In Macaca fascicularis isolate 582-1 chromosome X, T2T-MFA8v1.1, one DNA window encodes the following:
- the LOC102141035 gene encoding putative uncharacterized protein FLJ39060: MVDGRTETIINDIFFTEPTPEMSSLPVHSHSSLSLNLISLMIICRGIIKLVIHFRMYCPPRLKAKHIGPTLRPVPLKELRISHWPNECIRHSASVPMATGANGLETKDETKTNAEKCACSVFL; this comes from the exons ATGGTGGATGGCAGAACAGAGACTATCATCAATGACATTTTCTTCACTGAGCCCACCCCAGAAATGAGCTCCCTTCCTGTGCACTCTCACAGCTCCTTGTCGTTGAATCTCATATCACTGATGATAATTTGCAGAGGAATAATTAAGTTGGTGATTCACTTTAGGATGTACTGCCCTCCGAGGCTGAAAGCTAAACACATAGGGCCCACGTTACGCCCAGTGCCACTTAAGGAACTAAGGATTAGTCACTGG CCCAATGAATGCATCAGACACTCAGCTTCAGTTCCCATGGCAACAGGGGCTAATGGTCTAGAGACTAAGGATGAGACAAAGACAAACGCAGAGAAATGTGCGTGTTCTGTCTTCCTCTGA